TATAAGTACCATTCATACTCCATGGGAAAGTGATGGCCGCAATAACTGCACACACCTGCAAAGTCACCAAATAGATCCGGAGCCCAAAGGTCCAAACAACCGTACTTCTCAGAGTTGGGGCAGCTAATGGCCCGATCTTGCCTGGCCTGAGGACTGATGTATGTCCAATCCGTGTGAGAGGCACTGCCCTTCTCCCAGGTTGACAAACTGGTTAACTCGCTGGTTTCACCCTTTTCCTTTTTAAAGAAAGGCAGTTCACGTAATATCCTTGAAACCTGCTGTATAGTTTTCCCCAACGCAGCATGGAGCTCTCCCTGGACATCTTCGACAACTTGAGAAATTTTGCGCTGATGACGTCCCAGGATATCATAACGAAAGAATGAATAAATAGCCCAGGCTAAATCCATGCCCTTGGAGAGAACCTTTTTCCACGCAGGTCGATTATCTATATATGCATGCTGGCTCAACCCCCGAAATTTTCGATACCGTCTCCAGATGAGTCGTTCTTTAGATTTTGCACCCAGAGTCCAACGTACATAAATATTTGGATTCTTTAACTTTCTTAAAGCAAAAGTACGGAAAAACTTTATTCCCCGCACATTCAACACCACCTCGTCCGTGGCACGAATCACTTCCTGACGCAACCGCTTAAAAAAATCATAATCTTCAGGTCTAGCGCCTAAAGGTGGCTCTTTGATAATGCGGTCAATATAGCCCATTCGCAGATTATCTTCCGCAGTAATCTTTAGCTGGGCAGCACACTTTTCCACCAGTTCCGGCGTAGTGCTCATCCCGGGCTTAATGCGTCCCTCTATGGCCGCTGCTCCTTCAGGAGAAATGACTGAATAATAACCATGAGAAAGCATCAATCGCATGTCCGCCAGGCCAATAGCCTCGGCCCCGCCTGATCCTCCTTCAGAAATAACCGTAATAATAGGAACAGTAATTCCGGCCATTTCATATAGATTACGGGCTATTTGCTGGGCAGCCCCCGGATAATCTTCAATCGGATAGGAACCAGGTGTAAAAATATAGGTATGAATAGGGATATTTTCTGTCTCCGCAACTTTCATATATTGCAAAGCCTTGGCATTACCCCAAGGTTTTACTGACCCACCATTTCTAAATTCCTGCCCATGCCCCTTTTCCTGACCAATGACCATAACCGGCTGATTATAGACTTTATTGCCTACTTTACGGGTTATGTAGGCACGGGCAATAATCATAGCCGGGTCTATGCTATATTCGTCCTGGCCGCCAATCTCAGTATAATTATCGTAAACATTCTCCAAAATATCTTTAAGACAGATACGCTGAGGATGCCGGACAATACGCACCTTGTCCATAGGCGTAAGCTGTTTTTCCAGCTTCTTTTCCAAAAAAGAGAACAAATCCAACAGCGAAGCAATTTGACGCTTACAATCTTTGAGTTCTAATTTAGGATAACGTTTTATAAAATCACTTAATTTTGAACGCAAAAGGGCAATATTGGCATTTTCTTTTGAACCAAATATATCTTCAATATATTTTAATCTTTCTTGTAATTCCTGAATTTGTTTTTCAATATCGATCATAGTAGTCTGCGTTTATTGGGTTTATTATTAAGTTACCTGCCCCGCCATAGGCGGGGTCGAGTCTATTAGGTTTGTCGAGTTAACCTGTGCCTACATCACAGACTCTAACCCCTATATCCTCAAACACTAAAACTTGAGCAAATCATCTGTTTTGGACAGCAAAAATTTTATATTTGACTTCAATGGCTGTCCATTCTTATCTTTTCCTTCTAAAATCAAGTCGTTTAAAAACCTTTTTCCTCGCTCAATGGCCTGATCCAGATCTTTACCCCAGATAATGGCTAGAGCCAGGTTGGGGTCAAATTCTGTGGGTATCTCATAAGGTCTGTTGGTTGGGACTTGAGTATACACCTTGACCCATGGAGCCTCTGTCCATGAAAATTTTTCAATGCGTCCCACCCAGGGAGTAAACCTGTCTTCAGGGTCTTCGGCTAGAATCCTGTATTCTATCCCCACTCCATCAAAATTAATATCTTTTTGAGTATATCGCAAAGGCTCTCCCAAGGCTAAACGAATCTGCTCCCGGATCAAATCCACTTCCTTATCTCTGACTTTAGAGATAATGGCCGATACCCCATTTTCCACCTGAATCCGGGTATTTACTTCCATTAAAAAAGGATGGCCAGTGGGGCTGATAATCCACTCCCACGTGCCTACATTGTCATACCCCACTTCTTTCGCCATACGCAGAGAATATTTAACAATATCATCAAGAACCTTCTTGGCGTCAAAAGCATAGCGAATTTTCTCCGGATAAAATCCCGGTGCGACCTCTATGCGCTTTTGGCGACCTATACTTTGGATCGTGCAATTCCGGGTTCCGAAATGAACGACGTTCCCATTACGATCAGCTACAATCTGCACTTCCAGATGATTAAAATCAAAAATTCTCTGCTCAATGAGTACGCCTTCGTCACGGAACTGTCGCTTGGCGTAGCTTTTTATCCGACGCAAGACCGTACGGAATCTGTCCAGATCATTTACCTCTTCAATGCCCATTCCCCCGCCTCCGGCAGAGGCCTTGACCAAAATAACAGGATTTTCAATACCCTGCTTTTCCTGAAACTCGAATAGGGAACGAGCCAGTTCTTCTGCTTCTAAATCATTAAAAATAGGTTTATCCGATCCAGGTACAGTTGGAACATCCAGTCTCCTGGCCAATCTTTTAGTGTTAATCTTATCTCCCAGCTCCTTGATTACCCGCCAGGAAGGGCCAATAAAAATCAACTTACGACTTCTTTGCACCACGCGGCGGGCAAAGCGAAAGTCTTCTGCAAAAAAACCATAGCCGGGATGAATAGCCGTTGCTCCAGCATCATCAGCCACTGCAAAAATCTCATTGGCATCAAGATAGGAGCTAATCCGGTACAAAGCCTTTTTTCCGCCATATTTCAAGGCCAGGGTACAATGTTCCGATTCCCTATCCTCTTTTGTGTACACACAAACAAAATCCAGGCCTAAACTTCTACAGGCCTGGAGAATACGGATAGCTATTTCGCCTCTATTAGCAATCAGAACCTTATGCCTTCTTCGCAAATTACTTATTTTTTGCATTTCTCCTCTTTTTTATAAGGCTGATATTTTTTTTCTGAACTTCTAAAACAAGTTTATCCAAACACAACTCTTGCCGGTAATCCAAATTTTGAAACCGACAAGCTACAATTCCATTTCCCACTCGGACTACCTTAGCCTTAAGCAAGGACAAATATAATTTGTTCCTCAACCATAAGCTAAGCTCAATTTCCGTGCCTTCAACAAACTCTCTCACATATTCAACAGGGTCAAAAGCGACTCCTTTTACACTAAGATCAAGAACGGGGAAAAAAAGTTCTTCATCTTTTTCCCCAATAGAGACCTTCAGCCCGGGCACTCTAACTCTATATGCTTGGCGCCTTTGATTTTGTCCTCCAGGGTACTCCAAAGAATAATCGGTTAAAAAATCATCAGGCATTGCCCGTTAGCCTCCTATCATCTTTTCCAGGACAAATTCCACACGCCTATTCCTAGCTCTATTTTCATCACTATTGTTAGGGTAAAGAGGGTTAAGATCAGCAAAGCCAGTAGCAGTTAGTCTTTCAGGTTCAATACCAATGGAAATTAAATAGCGCAGCACATTAATAGCCCGCAAAGCTGATATCTCCCAGTTATCCTTAAACCTGGACCCCGCTCTTGGTGGGAGATTATCTGTATAACCACGGATATTGATCTTCTGGTCCGGATGACGGATAAAAAAATCTTTCATCTCCTGCAACACCTTTTTCCCCTCTGGCTTAAGTTCCACCTTTCCAGAATCAAAAAGGACCGAGGCAGGAAGACGTAGAGTAATTTTGCCCGATTCCAAATAGGCACCTACAATTCCTTCTAGTCCCTTTTGGGTATAGTAATATTGGAGATCAGCAAAAACTTTTTGTTGTGCTTTAATCAGTTGCCGAAATTTTGTTACTTCATTTACTAACACGCCTTCGTTGCCTGTCTCTATCTTTACACTGCTTGGAATAACACTCTTGCCACCAAGTGCCTGACGCACAGAATGGATAGACTTCAAAAATTTCTCATCGTTTAAGGAAGACATGGAAAAGAGAAGAATAAAAAAAACCAGCAACAACATGGATATATCCGCAAAAGTGGTTATCCAAGCCGTACTTTCGTCTTCTTCTAGTTCTTCTATATCCCAATTATCTTCGTTCATATTTTCGATCTCCTGGAGCGACAAAGGAAGAAAGCTTTTCGTAGACAAACACGGGGTTATTGTTTTCCAAAATAGATTTCGCCCCATGAAAAATAATTTCCAAATGCATGATTTCCTGCAGACTACGGCTTTTAAGCTTTCCGGCAATAGGCAGAAATACAAGAGTGGACAACAGGGCCCCATAAAAAGTCGTCAAAATGGCCACAGCCATAGCCGGTCCGATAACCTTAGGATCTTCTAACCTTGTCAACATCTGAACCAAACCGATTAGAGTCCCGATCATACCAAAGCCAGGGGCAAAAGCCGCCATTTTTTTAAAGACATCCTGAACTATGGCATGGCGCTTACGCATGGATGAAATTTCTATACGCAACGTCTCGGTAATCATTTGCGGTTCAGCATTATCAGCAATTAACTGACAGGCCTTTTTCAACACCATATTATCGGTCTTGACATTCTCTAAGGCCACAAGACCATCCCTCCGACTTATCTCCGCCACCCTGACCATAGTGTTTACCACTTCGTTGGAAGTCACTTTTTTACTTCCAAAAATATAAAAGGCCGCCCGAAAAGCCTTGAAAATATCCTCCACGGGAAAATTAATACAGGTTGCTGCAAAAGTCCCGCCCAGGACAATCATCATTCCCGGTATATTAACAAACACATCAACGGCACCACCCCAAAATATGGCCCCGATAACCAGGGAAAACCCTACAATGATCCCAAAAAAAGTTGCAATATCCATAATTCCGCTTTAAATAGAGATTTAAGGGTACGATCGATTTATCAATTTTACGCCACTACACAACAAAAAGTCCAAGATAATGCTTCGAATAATTTTACACAAAACCAATCTTCTGACTTCGCCTTTTCTTTCAACTAAAACCTTATTTTTACAGATACATTGCCAGTTTAGCCAAACAAAACCCTAATAACGATTATCTTAAAATTATGCAAAAAGAAAATAACGTCTATCAAACCTGTAAATTTTTTAAAGAAAATCTTCCGGTTGAACACGTTGGCGTAGCCCTGGTGCTAGGCAGTGGTCTGGGCGACTTTATCCAGTCCCTAAACCCGATGCTGGAGCTTCCTTACAGCCAAATCCCCCATTTTCCCCAGTCAACCATAAAAGGTCACCAGGGTGTCTTCTATCTTTGTCAACTAGAGCAGGTCAACCTCGCTATCTTATCCGGTCGGGTACATCTCTATGAAGGTTACTCTCCTTTTGAAGTAGCCTTTGCCACACGCGTTCTTGGAGTTCTGGGGGTGAAAAACATCATTTTAACCAATGCTGCCGGGGCATTAAACCCCCAATTTGACGTCGGCTCACTGATGCTCATTACCGACCACATCAATATGACCGGCAACAACCCCTTGACAGGTCCAAATGTGGATGAGTGGGGACCTCGCTTTCCCGACATGAGTCAAGTTTATTCTCCTGAACTCCAGCAACTTGCCCTGGACACTGCCAAGAAATTGCAAATCCGCCTGGAAAAGGGTGTCTATCTCTGTATTCCCGGTCCAAGCCTGGAAACCCCCGCTGAAACCAGGGCCTTTAGATTTTTAGGAGCAGATGCCATTGGTATGTCCACGGTTATGGAAGCCATTGTAGCCAAGCATATGGGCATGCGCATCCTGGGCCTTTCCTGCCTGACCAATAAAAACCTGCCCGACTGTATGGCTGAAACTTCACATGAGGAAATCCTGTCTCAGGCAAAGAAGGCAAACAGCATTTTAAGCACGCTCCTTTTAGATCTTATTCCAAGAATAAACTCCAACTGATAGTCAAACGACAAAAAGGGGACTTGATTAATGACAGAAATAAATCCCAAACATTTAATTGATGAACTTCAATATAATGTTAAGCGACAGGATAAAATCAAAGCAGATATTGTCCTGTCTTATTTCTTTGATGTAGATAAAAATACGCAAAAAGAACTGGTACGTATCCTGGAGCAAGGCCCTGCTGAATTTTCCATACCTCTTCTCGTTGATTTAATTCAAAAAAAAACAAGCTTGGTACATGAACTTCCAGAAATCAAGAACGCCTTAATTGCCAAGGCCCTGGAAGCTCCTGAACTTTTGCTCAAAATCATAGAAGA
This sequence is a window from Desulfovulcanus ferrireducens. Protein-coding genes within it:
- a CDS encoding motility protein A — translated: MDIATFFGIIVGFSLVIGAIFWGGAVDVFVNIPGMMIVLGGTFAATCINFPVEDIFKAFRAAFYIFGSKKVTSNEVVNTMVRVAEISRRDGLVALENVKTDNMVLKKACQLIADNAEPQMITETLRIEISSMRKRHAIVQDVFKKMAAFAPGFGMIGTLIGLVQMLTRLEDPKVIGPAMAVAILTTFYGALLSTLVFLPIAGKLKSRSLQEIMHLEIIFHGAKSILENNNPVFVYEKLSSFVAPGDRKYERR
- a CDS encoding biotin carboxylase N-terminal domain-containing protein, which gives rise to MQKISNLRRRHKVLIANRGEIAIRILQACRSLGLDFVCVYTKEDRESEHCTLALKYGGKKALYRISSYLDANEIFAVADDAGATAIHPGYGFFAEDFRFARRVVQRSRKLIFIGPSWRVIKELGDKINTKRLARRLDVPTVPGSDKPIFNDLEAEELARSLFEFQEKQGIENPVILVKASAGGGGMGIEEVNDLDRFRTVLRRIKSYAKRQFRDEGVLIEQRIFDFNHLEVQIVADRNGNVVHFGTRNCTIQSIGRQKRIEVAPGFYPEKIRYAFDAKKVLDDIVKYSLRMAKEVGYDNVGTWEWIISPTGHPFLMEVNTRIQVENGVSAIISKVRDKEVDLIREQIRLALGEPLRYTQKDINFDGVGIEYRILAEDPEDRFTPWVGRIEKFSWTEAPWVKVYTQVPTNRPYEIPTEFDPNLALAIIWGKDLDQAIERGKRFLNDLILEGKDKNGQPLKSNIKFLLSKTDDLLKF
- a CDS encoding purine-nucleoside phosphorylase, which produces MQKENNVYQTCKFFKENLPVEHVGVALVLGSGLGDFIQSLNPMLELPYSQIPHFPQSTIKGHQGVFYLCQLEQVNLAILSGRVHLYEGYSPFEVAFATRVLGVLGVKNIILTNAAGALNPQFDVGSLMLITDHINMTGNNPLTGPNVDEWGPRFPDMSQVYSPELQQLALDTAKKLQIRLEKGVYLCIPGPSLETPAETRAFRFLGADAIGMSTVMEAIVAKHMGMRILGLSCLTNKNLPDCMAETSHEEILSQAKKANSILSTLLLDLIPRINSN
- a CDS encoding PilZ domain-containing protein; this encodes MPDDFLTDYSLEYPGGQNQRRQAYRVRVPGLKVSIGEKDEELFFPVLDLSVKGVAFDPVEYVREFVEGTEIELSLWLRNKLYLSLLKAKVVRVGNGIVACRFQNLDYRQELCLDKLVLEVQKKNISLIKKRRNAKNK
- a CDS encoding carboxyl transferase domain-containing protein, which gives rise to MDIEKQIQELQERLKYIEDIFGSKENANIALLRSKLSDFIKRYPKLELKDCKRQIASLLDLFSFLEKKLEKQLTPMDKVRIVRHPQRICLKDILENVYDNYTEIGGQDEYSIDPAMIIARAYITRKVGNKVYNQPVMVIGQEKGHGQEFRNGGSVKPWGNAKALQYMKVAETENIPIHTYIFTPGSYPIEDYPGAAQQIARNLYEMAGITVPIITVISEGGSGGAEAIGLADMRLMLSHGYYSVISPEGAAAIEGRIKPGMSTTPELVEKCAAQLKITAEDNLRMGYIDRIIKEPPLGARPEDYDFFKRLRQEVIRATDEVVLNVRGIKFFRTFALRKLKNPNIYVRWTLGAKSKERLIWRRYRKFRGLSQHAYIDNRPAWKKVLSKGMDLAWAIYSFFRYDILGRHQRKISQVVEDVQGELHAALGKTIQQVSRILRELPFFKKEKGETSELTSLSTWEKGSASHTDWTYISPQARQDRAISCPNSEKYGCLDLWAPDLFGDFAGVCSYCGHHFPMEYEWYLYNVFDPRSIHEFNEEIEATNPLDYEGFEHKLEQAKKMTGHKSGCMTFEASIKGLKVVVALLMAKFRGGSVGAAEGEKFIRAVERARLKHMPFLAYVHGTAGIRIQEGTNGVIQMPRCTMAVRRYLEAGGLYVVLYDTNSYAGPVASFLGCSPYQFAVRSANIGFAGPGVIKETTGLDIPPDYHRAYRALSRGHIQGIWDRREVRNNLFQALVTMGGRNLYYRLG
- a CDS encoding OmpA/MotB family protein is translated as MNEDNWDIEELEEDESTAWITTFADISMLLLVFFILLFSMSSLNDEKFLKSIHSVRQALGGKSVIPSSVKIETGNEGVLVNEVTKFRQLIKAQQKVFADLQYYYTQKGLEGIVGAYLESGKITLRLPASVLFDSGKVELKPEGKKVLQEMKDFFIRHPDQKINIRGYTDNLPPRAGSRFKDNWEISALRAINVLRYLISIGIEPERLTATGFADLNPLYPNNSDENRARNRRVEFVLEKMIGG